The following are encoded in a window of Thermoanaerobacter ethanolicus JW 200 genomic DNA:
- a CDS encoding aldo/keto reductase produces the protein MQYRQFGKLNIAVSALGFGLMRLPVIDNDNSKIDEAEAIKMIRYAIDNGVNYIDTAWPYHGGNSEIVAGKALKDGYREKTFLATKLPTWLINEEEDMDKYLNEQLKKLQTDHIDFYLLHALDKNKWENMKKVDALSWAEKKKQEGKIRYIGFSFHDEYPVFQEIVDYYDKWDFCQIQYNYMDIDVQAGEKGLKHAASKGLGVVIMEPIRGGRLANPPKAVQDIWDTAKVKRTPAEWALQWLWNQPEVSVVLSGMSTFEQLKENIESAKRSGINTLTKEELEIVSKVRNKYKELSPIACTGCNYCMPCPNGVNIPRNFELYNEAHMYNIYEANRKAYKDLGDAKASSCIECGTCESVCPQHLTIIDYLKEVANYFERA, from the coding sequence ATGCAATACAGACAATTTGGCAAACTAAATATAGCAGTATCTGCATTAGGATTTGGTTTAATGAGGCTTCCTGTAATTGATAATGATAACAGCAAAATAGATGAGGCTGAAGCGATAAAGATGATAAGGTATGCCATTGACAATGGCGTGAATTATATTGATACAGCATGGCCGTATCATGGAGGTAACAGCGAAATAGTTGCAGGTAAAGCTTTAAAAGATGGTTACCGAGAAAAAACTTTTCTTGCTACGAAACTTCCCACCTGGCTAATTAACGAGGAAGAAGATATGGACAAATATTTAAATGAACAGCTCAAGAAACTTCAGACAGACCACATAGATTTTTATCTTTTGCATGCTTTAGATAAAAATAAATGGGAGAACATGAAAAAAGTTGATGCTTTAAGCTGGGCTGAAAAGAAAAAGCAAGAAGGGAAGATAAGATACATAGGGTTTTCCTTCCATGATGAGTATCCTGTATTCCAAGAGATTGTAGATTATTATGACAAATGGGATTTCTGTCAAATACAGTACAACTATATGGACATAGATGTGCAGGCTGGAGAGAAGGGATTAAAACATGCTGCTTCAAAAGGCTTAGGTGTTGTAATAATGGAGCCTATAAGAGGAGGAAGGCTTGCCAACCCTCCAAAAGCAGTGCAAGACATTTGGGATACTGCAAAGGTTAAGCGTACCCCTGCAGAGTGGGCACTTCAATGGTTATGGAATCAGCCGGAGGTTTCGGTTGTGTTAAGTGGCATGAGCACGTTTGAGCAACTAAAAGAAAATATTGAAAGCGCAAAAAGGTCAGGAATAAATACCTTAACAAAAGAAGAACTTGAGATTGTGAGTAAAGTTAGAAACAAATACAAAGAGCTTTCACCAATTGCCTGTACAGGGTGTAACTACTGTATGCCTTGTCCAAATGGTGTAAATATACCAAGGAACTTTGAACTTTACAACGAAGCTCATATGTATAACATTTATGAGGCTAACCGTAAGGCTTATAAAGATTTGGGAGATGCAAAAGCGAGTTCCTGCATTGAATGTGGTACCTGTGAGAGCGTATGTCCACAACATCTTACAATAATTGACTACCTTAAAGAAGTTGCAAATTATTTTGAAAGAGCATAA
- a CDS encoding ABC transporter ATP-binding protein, producing MVKLAKYLKPYILLIFLAVFFIFVQAMSDLSLPDYMSKIVNNGIQQGGIVNAVPEAIRKSEMDKLLLFVTPEEKEEILKDYTLVDKSSPDYDKYVKKYPILSKEPVYVLKSVDKSEIDKINLPMGKAFLAVTGVEKAKASAKNGSIEFNGKKIPANVDLFAMMSQLPEEQLIQIRDEMNKKFASLGDNMVIQAATMAVKEEYKAIGINTDKIQTDYILHTGLIMLLITGLSALSTIMVAFFASKVAAGVARDLRRDLFARVESFSNAEFDKFSTASLITRTTNDITQIQMLLVIMIRMVFYAPIMGIGGVFRALSKSVSMSWIIALAVIVLLGIISALYSIAMPKFMLMQKLIDRLNLVTRENLSGIMVVRAFNNQKFEEERFDKANQDITKVGLFVNRAMAFIFPSMMLVMNGITLLIVWVGAHQIQNSSMQVGDMMAFMQYAIQIIFAFLMFSMLFIMIPRASVSAERIAEVLATEPSIKDPENPKQFNENMAGTVEFRNVSFKYPGAEEYALKDINFKVLPGQTVGIIGRTGSGKSTLVNLILRFYDVTEGQVLVDGVDVREVRQEDLRSRIGYVPQKSWLFSGTIKSNLKYGNDQATDEEVKEAAEIAQAMEFINEKTKKFDSEIAQGGTNVSGGQKQRLSIARALVKKPEIYIFDESFSALDFKTESALRKALRERLKSSTVIMVSQRVSTLLHADQIIVLEEGKIVGIGKHKDLLKNCQTYREIALSQLSEEELA from the coding sequence ATGGTAAAACTGGCGAAATATTTAAAACCCTATATTCTGTTGATTTTTTTAGCAGTGTTCTTTATATTTGTTCAAGCAATGAGTGATTTGTCATTGCCTGACTATATGTCCAAGATAGTTAACAATGGAATACAGCAAGGTGGCATAGTAAATGCAGTTCCTGAGGCTATAAGGAAAAGCGAAATGGATAAACTTTTGCTATTTGTTACACCTGAAGAAAAGGAAGAGATTTTAAAAGATTATACATTAGTAGACAAATCCAGTCCTGATTATGATAAATATGTAAAAAAATATCCTATTCTTTCAAAAGAGCCTGTATATGTCCTTAAAAGCGTAGATAAATCAGAAATTGACAAAATAAATTTACCTATGGGGAAAGCCTTTTTAGCTGTTACAGGTGTGGAAAAAGCTAAAGCCAGTGCAAAAAACGGAAGTATAGAATTTAATGGAAAGAAAATACCGGCAAATGTAGACCTCTTTGCTATGATGTCTCAACTGCCAGAAGAGCAACTTATTCAAATAAGAGATGAAATGAACAAAAAGTTTGCTTCTTTAGGTGACAATATGGTTATACAAGCTGCAACAATGGCTGTAAAAGAAGAATACAAGGCAATTGGCATAAATACAGACAAAATTCAAACTGATTACATTCTTCATACTGGCCTTATAATGCTATTGATAACTGGACTGAGTGCATTAAGCACTATTATGGTAGCATTTTTTGCATCAAAAGTGGCAGCTGGAGTAGCGAGAGATTTGAGAAGAGATTTATTTGCAAGAGTAGAGAGCTTCTCTAATGCTGAATTTGACAAATTTTCTACGGCTTCTTTGATAACAAGAACTACAAATGATATTACACAAATACAAATGCTTCTTGTAATTATGATAAGAATGGTGTTTTATGCGCCTATAATGGGTATAGGTGGTGTATTTAGAGCACTTAGCAAAAGTGTTTCAATGTCTTGGATTATAGCTTTAGCAGTAATAGTACTTTTAGGTATAATATCAGCATTGTACTCCATTGCGATGCCCAAGTTTATGCTAATGCAAAAATTGATTGATAGATTAAACTTAGTTACTCGTGAAAATTTGTCAGGAATAATGGTGGTAAGAGCTTTTAATAATCAAAAATTTGAAGAAGAGCGCTTTGACAAAGCTAATCAAGATATTACAAAAGTAGGGCTTTTTGTAAATCGTGCTATGGCATTTATATTTCCATCTATGATGCTTGTGATGAATGGAATTACTCTTTTGATAGTATGGGTAGGAGCTCACCAAATCCAAAATTCCAGCATGCAAGTTGGAGACATGATGGCATTTATGCAATACGCTATACAGATTATCTTTGCATTTTTGATGTTCTCAATGCTGTTTATAATGATACCAAGAGCATCAGTATCGGCAGAGCGTATTGCTGAGGTTTTGGCTACAGAGCCTTCTATAAAAGACCCAGAAAATCCAAAACAATTTAATGAAAATATGGCTGGAACTGTAGAATTTAGGAATGTATCTTTTAAATATCCAGGTGCTGAAGAATACGCTTTAAAGGATATAAACTTCAAGGTTTTGCCAGGGCAGACAGTAGGCATAATAGGAAGAACAGGTTCTGGAAAGAGTACCTTAGTGAATTTGATCTTGAGATTTTACGATGTGACAGAAGGACAGGTTTTGGTTGATGGTGTAGATGTAAGAGAGGTAAGGCAGGAAGATTTACGCAGCAGAATAGGATATGTACCCCAAAAAAGTTGGCTTTTCAGTGGTACAATTAAATCAAATTTGAAATACGGAAATGACCAGGCTACGGACGAGGAAGTAAAAGAAGCAGCAGAAATTGCACAAGCAATGGAATTTATAAATGAAAAGACCAAGAAATTTGATTCAGAGATTGCACAAGGAGGAACAAACGTTTCAGGAGGGCAAAAGCAGAGGCTTTCCATTGCTCGTGCTCTTGTTAAAAAGCCTGAAATATACATTTTTGATGAAAGTTTTTCAGCTCTTGACTTCAAAACAGAGTCAGCTTTAAGGAAAGCCTTAAGAGAAAGGCTAAAATCAAGCACTGTTATAATGGTGTCACAAAGGGTGTCAACTCTTTTGCATGCAGACCAAATAATAGTGCTTGAAGAAGGTAAAATTGTGGGCATAGGGAAACACAAAGACCTACTTAAAAACTGTCAAACTTACAGAGAAATAGCTTTATCACAGCTGTCGGAGGAGGAATTGGCATGA
- a CDS encoding SH3 domain-containing protein encodes MFEVIEDMLSPEYWIRKIDNADKVIMTPQEIENFNRKIINKVGMVCDIETYKESLKKDELIKLIKSYEIPKKSMYNRYGNLIEEDFYDDVIENTNLEKIEDVNPVKYGIAIRNTSIRSFPTEEAVFDKQGDIEFDRFQETGCQAFEPLVILHKSKDRKWFFIQMYNYRGWIKAEDIAISKDKKELFDYVNSYKFLVVTGNYTKTRSNPFDISISKLEFTMGTKIPLETNKVPRHIGNQSVEGNYVIKIPVRDSNGNLQFKYSLISKKEDINLGYLPYTRENILKQAFKLLGDRYGWGDSFGGRDCSSYIMYVFKTFGIRLPRNANEQEAVADKSYKFIEGMSNEERIKVFDSVKPGALVYMPGHAMIYIGKEKGIPYIIHNFHGYGEKKEDKYEFVPVNEVMVTSTFLPTTSGVSFIEKFTSVLEIE; translated from the coding sequence ATGTTTGAGGTTATTGAAGATATGTTAAGTCCAGAATATTGGATTAGGAAAATAGACAATGCCGACAAAGTTATTATGACACCACAAGAGATTGAAAACTTTAACAGAAAGATAATAAATAAAGTAGGTATGGTATGTGACATTGAGACATATAAAGAGAGTTTAAAAAAAGATGAGCTTATTAAGTTAATCAAAAGTTATGAGATACCCAAAAAGTCTATGTACAATAGGTACGGCAACCTCATAGAAGAAGACTTTTATGACGATGTAATAGAAAATACAAATTTAGAAAAAATTGAGGATGTAAATCCAGTAAAATACGGTATAGCAATTCGAAATACTTCTATTAGAAGTTTTCCCACGGAGGAAGCTGTTTTTGACAAGCAGGGAGATATTGAATTTGACAGGTTTCAAGAGACGGGATGTCAAGCTTTTGAACCTTTAGTTATTTTACACAAAAGTAAAGATAGAAAATGGTTTTTTATACAGATGTACAATTACAGAGGATGGATTAAAGCAGAGGATATTGCAATTTCAAAGGACAAAAAAGAGTTATTTGATTATGTAAATTCCTATAAATTTTTAGTGGTCACAGGAAACTACACAAAAACTCGGAGTAATCCTTTTGATATAAGCATTTCTAAACTGGAATTTACAATGGGTACTAAGATACCTCTCGAAACAAACAAAGTTCCAAGGCATATAGGCAATCAATCCGTAGAAGGCAATTATGTAATTAAAATACCTGTAAGAGATAGTAATGGAAATCTTCAATTTAAGTATTCTTTGATTTCCAAAAAAGAAGATATAAATTTAGGATACCTTCCATATACAAGAGAAAATATTCTAAAGCAAGCTTTTAAACTTTTAGGTGATAGGTATGGGTGGGGAGATAGTTTTGGGGGAAGAGATTGTTCAAGCTATATAATGTATGTTTTTAAAACTTTTGGCATAAGGCTTCCTAGGAATGCTAATGAGCAAGAAGCAGTAGCGGACAAATCCTATAAATTTATTGAGGGAATGTCAAATGAAGAAAGAATAAAAGTGTTCGACAGTGTAAAGCCAGGAGCATTAGTCTATATGCCAGGGCATGCTATGATTTACATTGGAAAAGAAAAAGGCATTCCTTATATAATACATAATTTTCATGGGTATGGAGAGAAAAAGGAAGATAAATATGAATTTGTTCCTGTAAATGAAGTTATGGTAACCTCTACTTTTCTGCCGACAACTTCAGGAGTATCTTTTATAGAAAAATTCACTTCTGTTTTGGAAATAGAATAA
- the hepT gene encoding type VII toxin-antitoxin system HepT family RNase toxin, with amino-acid sequence MLKDSDKINVIKRIEFIQIELEDLKAHKELSFQEYNANRIVRRNVERMIENIANALIDISKILIANENVEIPDSYREIILKLGEIKVIDIELAKSIAEIARLRNVLAHQYLDIKWSYIRNFLTKKIDDVYEFLRTIELYINN; translated from the coding sequence ATGCTTAAAGATTCTGATAAAATTAATGTGATAAAAAGGATTGAATTTATACAAATTGAATTGGAAGATTTAAAAGCGCATAAAGAGTTGAGCTTTCAAGAATACAATGCCAATAGGATAGTTAGAAGAAATGTTGAAAGGATGATTGAAAATATAGCCAATGCACTTATTGACATTTCAAAAATTTTGATTGCCAATGAAAATGTTGAAATACCCGATTCTTATAGAGAGATAATATTAAAATTAGGGGAAATAAAAGTAATAGATATAGAGCTTGCCAAATCCATAGCAGAAATAGCAAGACTTAGAAATGTCCTTGCCCATCAATATCTTGATATAAAGTGGAGTTATATAAGAAATTTTTTGACAAAGAAAATTGACGATGTTTATGAATTTTTGAGGACCATTGAGTTATATATAAATAATTAA
- the polX gene encoding DNA polymerase/3'-5' exonuclease PolX, whose translation MDKKTVVDILNEIGLLLELKGENPFKARAYYNAARTIEVLDEDIETLVKEDRLKDVKGIGEALNKKLTELITTGRLEYYEKLKESVPPGLIEMLKIPGLGPKKIKTLHEKLGITTIGELEYACVENRLVDLPGFGEKTQKKIFEGIQFIKQFTGQHLYFEAYQEAVKLKEYLEGTGLTIRCEIAGSLMRKKEIVKDIDILATSDNPEKLMDLFASYEEVRDVIAKGDTKTSVTLNSGINADLRVVKDEEFPYALHHFTGSKEHNTAMRHRAKEMGIKMNEYGLFKGDVLIKCSSEEEIFNKLNLSYIPPELRENMGEIEAAERGEIPALIEEKDLKGVFHVHTTYSDGRNSLVDMVERARKLGYKYIAITDHSKSAFYAGGLAEEMLLKQWEEIEELNKKYDDIVIFKGIESDILPDGSLDYDEEILKRFDLVIASIHSHFRMTKEEMTKRVINAIKNKYTKIIGHLTGRLLLARDSYEIDVYQVIDAAKEYGKIIEINASPYRLDLDWRYIKYAKDKGVKFAICPDAHSVEGLEDVKYGIGIARKGWLEAKDVVNTYELEAVLEIFSNM comes from the coding sequence ATGGATAAAAAAACTGTTGTGGATATATTGAATGAGATTGGGCTTTTACTCGAGTTGAAAGGAGAAAATCCCTTTAAGGCAAGGGCTTATTACAATGCGGCTCGCACTATAGAAGTTCTTGATGAAGATATAGAGACCCTTGTGAAAGAAGATAGGTTAAAAGATGTAAAAGGCATAGGAGAAGCGTTAAATAAAAAGCTGACAGAGCTTATAACAACAGGAAGGCTTGAGTATTACGAAAAATTAAAGGAATCAGTGCCTCCGGGCCTCATAGAGATGTTAAAAATCCCGGGATTAGGCCCTAAAAAGATAAAGACATTGCATGAAAAACTGGGGATTACGACAATTGGCGAATTAGAATACGCCTGTGTTGAAAATAGGCTTGTGGACCTTCCTGGTTTTGGTGAAAAAACACAGAAGAAGATTTTTGAAGGAATACAGTTTATAAAGCAGTTTACAGGACAGCACCTATATTTTGAAGCCTATCAAGAAGCAGTCAAGCTTAAAGAGTATTTGGAAGGGACAGGGCTTACTATAAGATGTGAGATTGCGGGAAGTCTAATGCGCAAAAAGGAAATCGTAAAAGACATTGACATACTGGCTACTTCTGATAATCCCGAAAAACTTATGGACTTGTTTGCTTCCTATGAAGAGGTACGGGATGTGATAGCAAAAGGGGATACAAAGACAAGCGTAACACTAAACTCAGGAATAAATGCAGATTTAAGAGTAGTAAAAGATGAGGAATTCCCTTATGCTCTTCACCATTTTACAGGAAGTAAAGAACACAACACAGCTATGAGGCATAGAGCAAAAGAGATGGGCATAAAAATGAACGAATACGGGCTTTTTAAAGGGGATGTCCTTATTAAATGCAGCTCTGAAGAGGAAATTTTTAATAAACTTAATTTGTCTTATATTCCTCCAGAGCTTAGAGAGAACATGGGAGAAATTGAGGCGGCAGAAAGAGGAGAAATACCTGCCTTGATAGAAGAAAAAGATTTAAAAGGCGTATTTCATGTACACACTACTTATAGCGACGGTAGAAATTCTCTTGTTGATATGGTAGAGAGAGCGAGAAAGCTAGGATATAAATACATAGCAATTACTGACCACAGTAAATCTGCTTTTTATGCCGGTGGATTGGCAGAGGAAATGCTATTAAAACAGTGGGAAGAAATAGAAGAGTTAAACAAAAAATACGATGATATAGTCATATTTAAAGGTATTGAATCGGATATTTTGCCGGATGGGTCATTAGACTACGACGAAGAAATTTTAAAAAGATTCGATTTGGTTATAGCTTCTATACATTCTCATTTTAGAATGACTAAAGAAGAGATGACAAAAAGAGTGATAAACGCCATTAAAAATAAATACACAAAGATAATAGGCCATTTGACTGGAAGGCTTTTACTGGCAAGAGACAGCTATGAAATTGACGTCTATCAAGTAATTGACGCGGCAAAAGAATACGGCAAAATAATTGAGATAAATGCCAGCCCCTATAGATTAGACCTTGACTGGAGATATATAAAATATGCAAAAGATAAAGGTGTAAAATTTGCCATATGTCCGGATGCCCACAGTGTAGAAGGGTTGGAAGATGTAAAGTATGGCATTGGTATTGCAAGAAAGGGGTGGCTTGAAGCAAAAGATGTTGTAAATACTTATGAACTGGAGGCAGTGTTAGAGATTTTTTCTAATATGTAA
- a CDS encoding MarR family winged helix-turn-helix transcriptional regulator: MEEINSGLKILKLLKQIMNIIKHSMKYECKDFDITGPQGMLMGILARYGEMKVSDLSQRLGLSNSTVSGIIDRLEKQGLVERTRSTEDRRVVYVSVTPKFKDTFQKHFKEAEEKFEKLISRASPQDLNKIIEGLEALKKILEKQHDL; the protein is encoded by the coding sequence ATGGAAGAGATAAACAGTGGATTGAAAATACTTAAGCTTTTAAAACAAATAATGAATATTATAAAGCATTCTATGAAATACGAGTGCAAAGATTTTGACATTACAGGACCACAAGGAATGCTTATGGGCATTTTAGCCCGTTATGGTGAAATGAAAGTAAGTGACTTAAGTCAGAGATTAGGGCTTTCCAATAGCACTGTTTCTGGCATTATTGACAGGTTAGAAAAGCAAGGCTTGGTAGAGAGGACGAGAAGCACTGAAGATAGAAGAGTTGTTTATGTCAGTGTGACTCCTAAGTTTAAAGATACTTTTCAAAAACATTTCAAAGAAGCTGAAGAGAAGTTTGAAAAATTAATAAGTAGAGCAAGCCCACAAGACCTTAATAAAATAATTGAAGGATTAGAAGCACTGAAAAAAATATTGGAAAAACAACATGATTTATAG
- the mntA gene encoding type VII toxin-antitoxin system MntA family adenylyltransferase antitoxin has protein sequence MDYLETLKEFFKNKENIVMAFLFGSVAKGKATKESDIDIAVYLKEYDEKFVYGLWNELEDLLKRDVDLIVLNIANATVAWEALRGKKIIINDHDFYINYMLEVSMEAEDFRKTVLDIYRYRQERREKNA, from the coding sequence ATGGATTATTTGGAAACTTTAAAAGAGTTTTTTAAAAATAAAGAGAATATAGTTATGGCTTTTTTGTTTGGCTCTGTTGCCAAAGGAAAAGCTACAAAGGAATCAGACATTGACATAGCAGTTTACCTTAAAGAATATGATGAGAAATTTGTCTATGGTTTATGGAATGAATTGGAGGATTTGCTTAAAAGGGATGTTGACCTTATTGTTTTGAATATAGCCAATGCTACTGTTGCTTGGGAAGCTTTGAGAGGAAAAAAGATTATAATAAATGACCATGATTTTTATATAAACTACATGCTTGAAGTGTCTATGGAGGCAGAAGATTTTAGAAAAACTGTTCTTGATATATATAGATACAGACAGGAAAGAAGGGAGAAAAATGCTTAA
- a CDS encoding methylated-DNA--[protein]-cysteine S-methyltransferase has protein sequence MLYKKFLSPIGMLTIFSSGKGICRIDFENEKSSLEGFKEGSDFYIEECIRQLDLYFQKKLKNFDVRLDLQGTDFQKAVWREISKIPYGKVKTYGEIAKLIGKPKAARAVGQALNKNPIPIIIPCHRVIGKDGNLTGFGGGIEIKKFLLSLEGVKI, from the coding sequence GTGCTGTATAAAAAATTCTTATCGCCTATTGGCATGCTTACAATATTTTCTTCGGGTAAAGGCATATGTCGTATTGACTTTGAAAATGAGAAATCTTCATTAGAAGGCTTTAAAGAAGGCAGCGATTTTTATATTGAAGAGTGTATACGTCAACTTGACCTATATTTTCAAAAGAAATTAAAAAATTTTGATGTGCGGTTGGATTTGCAAGGTACAGATTTTCAAAAAGCTGTGTGGCGTGAAATTTCAAAAATTCCCTATGGGAAAGTTAAAACATATGGAGAAATTGCTAAATTGATTGGCAAGCCAAAGGCAGCAAGAGCGGTAGGACAGGCTCTTAATAAAAATCCTATTCCTATTATAATTCCTTGTCACAGAGTTATAGGAAAGGATGGCAATTTGACAGGCTTTGGAGGGGGGATTGAGATAAAAAAGTTTTTATTAAGTCTTGAGGGGGTAAAGATTTAA
- the thiT gene encoding energy-coupled thiamine transporter ThiT produces MSYIISIFSDFAKIKPVTLSVILAILLAAFLLYLMRRSVKFDTKMLVYGALSIAISFVLSYIRFYHWPQGGSITPASMLPLFIFAYYYGPGPGVIVGMAYGLLQLIQDPFIVQWVQVLLDYPLAFGALGLAGFFRKNLSLGILVGGFGRFFSHFLSGVFFFASYAPKGMSPIVYSLLVNGSIIGVEVAICFAVSLIPQVRNAIEEIKKKAIA; encoded by the coding sequence ATGTCCTACATTATAAGTATATTTTCTGATTTTGCCAAAATAAAACCAGTGACCTTATCAGTTATATTGGCAATTTTATTGGCAGCTTTTCTTTTATATCTGATGCGAAGAAGTGTCAAATTTGACACAAAGATGCTTGTCTACGGAGCACTTTCAATCGCTATTTCTTTTGTGCTGTCATATATAAGGTTTTACCATTGGCCACAGGGTGGTTCCATAACGCCTGCCAGCATGCTTCCACTTTTTATATTTGCGTATTATTATGGACCAGGTCCTGGTGTGATTGTTGGCATGGCATATGGACTTTTGCAACTTATTCAAGACCCCTTTATAGTCCAATGGGTGCAAGTACTTCTCGACTATCCTTTGGCTTTTGGTGCATTAGGACTTGCTGGCTTTTTTAGAAAAAACCTGAGTTTGGGAATTTTAGTCGGCGGATTTGGACGATTTTTCTCTCACTTTTTATCCGGAGTATTCTTTTTTGCAAGCTATGCGCCAAAAGGAATGAGTCCTATAGTTTATTCACTTTTAGTTAATGGAAGCATAATAGGTGTAGAAGTGGCAATATGTTTTGCAGTTTCACTAATTCCTCAAGTTAGAAATGCTATCGAGGAAATTAAAAAGAAAGCAATTGCTTAA
- a CDS encoding ABC transporter ATP-binding protein: protein MSENRRIDPKQMPRLRGPGMGGGPHGMVRGGEKARDFKGTMKKLIKYLSAYKISIISVFILAALSASFSIAGPKILSKAITKIFEGVMNKITGQGSGIDFEYVGKIILILIGLYGLSALFGYLQGWIMSGVAMKVTYRFRKEISEKINRLPLKYFESTNQGEILSRITNDVDTITQTLNQSLTQIITSVTTVVGVLIMMFTINWLMTLVALLIIPLSSLVIAFIVKHSQMYFREQQDYLGHVNGHVEEVYGGHNIVKAFNGEKKSIEKFDVLNNTLYGAAWKSQFLTGIMMPLMNVIGNLGYVAVTVLGSWLVIKNAIEVGDIQAFIQYIRSFTQPIAQIANISNILQQTAACAERVFEFLEEEEEVPDNPQPVKIEDIKGNVEFRNVRFGYRPDKMVINNFSASIKAGQKVAIVGPTGAGKTTIVKLLMRFYDVNEGAILIDGHDIRDFTREDLRSLFGMVLQDTWLYNGTIMDNIRYGRLDATDEEVIKAAKAAHVDSFVRTLPGGYNMVLNEETTNISQGQKQLLTIARAILKDPKILILDEATSSVDTLTEIQIQKAMDYLMKGRTSFIIAHRLSTIRDADLILVMNHGDIIEQGTHEELLKKGGFYASLYNSQFEKEEEMAS from the coding sequence ATGAGTGAAAATAGAAGAATAGACCCCAAACAGATGCCCAGACTTCGCGGGCCAGGAATGGGAGGCGGTCCCCATGGCATGGTTCGCGGTGGAGAAAAAGCGCGAGATTTTAAAGGCACAATGAAAAAGTTGATAAAATATTTATCAGCTTATAAAATTTCTATAATAAGTGTATTTATATTAGCAGCTCTTAGTGCTTCCTTCTCCATTGCGGGTCCTAAAATACTCAGTAAAGCCATAACCAAAATTTTTGAAGGTGTAATGAATAAAATAACAGGGCAAGGCAGTGGCATAGACTTTGAATATGTAGGAAAGATAATTCTAATTCTCATAGGCTTATATGGTTTAAGTGCTTTATTCGGATACCTGCAAGGATGGATAATGTCTGGGGTTGCGATGAAAGTTACCTATAGATTTAGAAAAGAAATTTCTGAAAAAATTAACCGCCTGCCTTTGAAATATTTTGAAAGCACAAATCAAGGGGAAATATTGTCACGTATTACAAATGACGTGGATACAATTACTCAGACTCTCAATCAAAGCTTGACTCAGATAATCACTTCTGTGACGACAGTAGTAGGCGTTTTGATTATGATGTTTACCATAAACTGGCTTATGACTTTAGTGGCGCTTTTGATAATTCCTTTGTCTTCTTTGGTAATTGCCTTTATTGTCAAACATTCACAAATGTATTTTAGAGAGCAGCAGGATTATTTAGGGCATGTAAATGGTCATGTGGAGGAAGTATATGGAGGCCATAATATAGTAAAGGCTTTTAATGGAGAGAAAAAGAGCATTGAAAAGTTTGATGTATTAAATAACACTTTGTACGGAGCAGCTTGGAAGTCACAGTTTTTGACAGGTATTATGATGCCACTTATGAATGTAATAGGAAACTTGGGTTATGTGGCGGTTACAGTTTTGGGTAGTTGGTTGGTCATAAAAAATGCAATAGAAGTGGGGGATATTCAGGCGTTTATACAGTACATCCGATCTTTTACACAGCCTATTGCTCAGATTGCAAATATTTCCAATATACTGCAACAAACTGCTGCCTGTGCAGAAAGAGTATTTGAGTTTTTGGAGGAAGAAGAGGAAGTTCCAGATAATCCACAGCCTGTAAAAATTGAAGATATAAAAGGGAATGTGGAGTTTAGAAATGTTCGTTTTGGATATAGACCTGATAAAATGGTGATAAATAACTTTTCTGCTTCTATTAAGGCAGGACAAAAAGTTGCAATTGTCGGTCCTACTGGTGCAGGAAAGACTACTATAGTGAAACTTTTAATGCGCTTTTACGATGTGAATGAAGGAGCTATTTTGATTGACGGGCATGATATAAGAGATTTTACGAGAGAAGATTTGCGTTCACTTTTTGGCATGGTGCTTCAGGATACTTGGCTTTACAATGGTACTATTATGGACAATATAAGATATGGCCGTCTCGATGCTACTGATGAGGAAGTTATAAAAGCTGCTAAGGCAGCTCATGTTGACAGTTTTGTAAGGACATTGCCAGGGGGCTATAACATGGTATTAAATGAAGAGACCACAAATATTTCTCAAGGGCAAAAGCAGTTACTAACTATAGCAAGAGCTATTTTGAAAGATCCCAAAATTCTCATACTCGATGAGGCTACAAGCTCTGTAGATACCCTTACAGAAATACAAATACAAAAAGCGATGGATTACCTTATGAAAGGACGCACAAGCTTTATAATCGCTCATAGGCTTTCTACGATAAGGGATGCTGACTTGATACTTGTCATGAACCATGGAGATATTATAGAGCAAGGTACCCACGAAGAGCTTCTTAAAAAAGGCGGTTTTTATGCAAGTCTCTATAACAGTCAGTTTGAAAAAGAGGAAGAGATGGCAAGTTAA